Proteins encoded in a region of the Onthophagus taurus isolate NC chromosome 10, IU_Otau_3.0, whole genome shotgun sequence genome:
- the LOC111428539 gene encoding protein crumbs isoform X2 encodes MNRFKTHLFKLIPQTVLFYVFLTASLTLGQIIGPSNQPEAYFNGSTYIRLQTTVSLKKQTGLSFKTCEGGELFSQTHKDNVIELSLEPSTGWLKFSGKTLGKQFTERVQGNFSDNKWHHVHIFYVLGNLTLNIDDQYRLLANSTFRTELLNSPGLYNDGAVLIIGKHYDGCIMEGPSIVFNKSFIQSHEVRFGLCPINDDCGIHETKAACLLAPCMDHGQCIEVNNSYKCICNSGYVGTNCERVLKPCETHACLNGGTCIDNDDKVNFHCECPPKFTGKYCETPISLDPVCSSNPCKNGGTCQNDGTTTRCICLDGFSGADCSVNLDDCQQNPCKNNGVCNDGIDSFTCNCTNTGYQGQFCEKNINECLEAPCLNGGKCFDNYGDYFCQCTSGYYGKNCDQRISECDSSPCFNQGVCNDQENGYICVCPSGFTGTQCEISLRQAQLQCGCEPFGLCVDDGRCICRPEYTGEYPNCKPHCTVNICKNGGTCWTTSTSVNCSCPINFEGDYCEKRIEDCTTTPCLNRGKCNHSVFGGYICECPEFWMGRFCEQQYVYCENNNCKNNGTCKMYSSTRESFCDCQSGFKGTFCEEYDEDCNEPNCYTERNDSCHCQENAKCVPNTEHGYSGYTCECLEGYSGPNCIDIDECKTGQPCEQGICKNIPGGFECYCKPGYSGEKCNLDINECLSSPCKNSATCRDRVNNYDCVCLPGYTGKNCEIDINECDPNPCMYNSKCSDLINDFKCQCEDGRTGHRCETDIDDCQPQPCQNDGICVDHLNRYECNCTDTGYEGEHCENNIDDCKTNPCVNEGVCIDLIKDYSCQCREGYTGKDCESDINECASQPCQNGGECIERSNQTLYQSPYNERLPPNYQQPFSYQSAFGFDCLCVNGTIGLKCETNVNECESNPCHYGKCIDQVGFYTCECNDGFEGKHCDIDINECDKYQPCVHGTCRDGRATYYCDCNPDYGGKNCSVLLLGCKKDSCNYKGTCRPYVINEMDHHFNCSCQSGFYGDTCETTTTMSLSGTTLITVNTSKDEGYDISFRFKTTLSDGLLAVGIGQTYYILELNKGRLNLHSSLLNKWEGVFIGSGLNNSNWQRVFVAINTTHIILSANDEQTIYPITYNDYNASATSFPSTYIGGTTSELRTLTHKPPLVGCVEDVIVNTAWVLPTSQTANITLHDVDVGCHREPQCKPNPCHSGGQCTDNWRNFSCTCERPHLGHICQYNYTAATFCHENITNSLVTVKVDKDAKRAVRSIVDISMFIRTRESSGQIFYLGSEKRDQSETYIAAELENGELLVRIEIHGNAESYIVGGVKLDNGYNHLIEVIRNVTLVQVKLNGTEYFRKTISATGHLDAEILYLGGQQPNLRSVRQATDPNAKSEILPSGPAAITAHNEIHFKGIIQDVQISNGSKIMVVEFFPLKVQDLYIPMSFGNVSFDESLVLPGVLSDNKCLLNPCGDGKCLNTWNDYQCICPRGFKGKDCKEREFCKLEQCPLDSECKNLDEGLECITNITFAGDTPPLKYGYTLTNISWIETIELSFRSRSWGTILYAHYEMNHFLIFTNNGEILVECMMLGRRAHNKFKKDHYDGQWITLLFTIHDLTLKGGFKESVTDDTPNFTFSDFDAGNFTEIFVKGELYIGGTGDVKLFDYTNLIQNNNGSDELDDNKLDTLNGGFRISKNKLNDYFKGCLSEIRINNYLLPFFPNEILPNITVKNFNLTSNQIPSVGCKLCFNKDCNRGTCADPFTLYKCNCPLGFTEDDCSVDINECEDNQCKNNATCKDEIGKYSCVCLNGYDGLYCENEIDECESSPCLHGGSCTDLIGNYSCECTDEFTGINCERQKVITCLDHPCADGATCKNENKKGNNFTCLCPPGIIGDRCDMPYCKAKKCENNGFCNVNGLQPRCECELGYDGDYCEYNIDECASFPCQNNGECKDLVNEYICGCDRTGYTGLNCEVDINECDAQWNPCGQGKCTNTPGSYRCTCENQKCGLYCNLDDPCLNNPCAHGSCEAMCTNSTDYLCKCPPDWTGKNCSDVQALKAEEDSGVNILFIVIPVVVVIVVGLGIGLVVLVNIARSKRATRGTYSPSAQEFCNPRVELDHVLKPPPEERLI; translated from the exons ATGAATCGTTTTAAAACCCACCTGTTCAAATTGATACCACAAACAG TATTATTTTACGTGTTTCTCACGGCAAGTTTAACGTTAGGACAAATAATTGGGCCATCCAATCAACCGGAAGCGTACTTCAACGGCTCCACTTACATAAGACTGCAAACGACCGTTTCTTTGAAGAAACAAACAGGGCTCAGTTTTAAAACATGCGAGG GTGgtgaattattttctcaaaccCATAAAGACAACGTAATTGAATTATCTTTGGAACCATCAACGGGATGGTTGAAATTTTCTGGTAAAACTTTGGGGAAACAGTTCACTGAGAGAGTGCAAGGAAATTTTTCGGATAATAAATGGCACCATgtccatattttttatgttttgggTAACTTAACCTTAAACATTGACGATCAATACAGATTATTAGCGAATAGTACTTTTCGAACGGAACTTTTAAACAGTCCCGGTTTGTATAACGACGGTGCTGTTTTAATCATCGGTAAACACTATGATGGATGTATAATGGAAGGACCTTCGATTgtgtttaataaaagtttcattcAATCACATGAAGTTAGATTCGGACTATGTCCTATTAATGATGATT GTGGTATTCACGAAACAAAAGCTGCTTGTTTATTAGCACCCTGTATGGATCATGGTCAATGTATCGAAGTAAACAACTCGTACAAATGTATATGTAATTCGGGTTACGTCGGAACAAATTGCGAAAGGGTTCTAAAACCCTGCGAGACACACGCATGTTTAAACGGCGGAACTTGCATCGACAACGACGATAAGGTTAACTTCCATTGTGAATGTCCGCCTAAATTCACCGGAAAATACTGCGAAACACCAATCAGTTTAGATCCGGTTTGTAGTTCGAATCCGTGTAAAAACGGCGGAACTTGTCAAAACGATGGAACCACAACGCGTTGTATTTGTTTGGATGGTTTTTCCGGTGCAGATTGTAGCGTAAATTTGGATGATTGCCAACAAAATCCTTGCAAAAATAACGGAGTTTGTAACGATGGCATTGATAGTTTCACTTGTAATTGTACCAATACTGGATATCAAGGGCAGTTTTGCgagaaaaatattaacgaGTGTTTAGAAGCGCCCTGTTTGAATGGGGGAAAGTGTTTTGATAATTACGGGGACTATTTTTGTCAGTGCACCTCGGGTTATTATGGGAAAAATTGCGATCAACGAATCTCCGAATGCGATTCATCGCCGTGTTTTAATCAAGGCGTTTGTAACGATCAAGAAAATGGGTATATTTGTGTGTGTCCATCGGGGTTTACAGGGACGCAATGCGAAATTAGTCTTAGACAAGCACAATTACAATGCGGATGTGAACCATTTGGGTTATGTGTTGATGATGGACGTTGTATTTGTAGACCGGAATATACag GTGAATATCCAAATTGTAAACCACATTGTACAGTTAATATATGTAAGAATGGAGGAACTTGTTGGACGACATCGACTTCAGTAAATTGTTCCTGCCCCATAAATTTCGAAG gtgATTATTGCGAAAAAAGAATTGAAGATTGTACAACGACACCATGTTTAAATCGAGGTAAGTGTAACCACTCGGTTTTTGGGGGATATATTTGCGAATGCCCGGAGTTTTGGATGGGTCGTTTTTGCGAACAACAATACGTTTACTGTGAGAACAACAATTGCAAGAACAACGGGACTTGTAAAATGTATAGTAGCACACGAGAAAGTTTCTGCGACTGCCAATCCGGTTTTAAAGGAACTTTTTGCGAAGAGTACGACGAGGACTGTAATGAACCAAATTGTTACACTGAAAGAAATGATTCGTGTCATTGTCAGGAAAACGCGAAATGTGTGCCAAATACGGAACATGGGTATTCAGGGTATACTTGTGAATGTCTTGAAGGGTACTCAG ggcCTAATTGTATTGATATTGACGAATGTAAAACGGGACAACCATGCGAACAAGGTATTTGTAAAAACATTCCAGGAGGATTTGAATGTTATTGTAAACCTGGATATAGTGGTGAAAAATGTAACCTTGACATAAATGAGTGTTTATCAAGTCCGTGTAAAAATTCAGCAACTTGTCGCGATAGGGTGAATAATTATGATTGTGTTTGTCTTCCTGGATATAcag gtaaaaattgtgaaattgATATAAACGAATGTGATCCGAACCCTTGTATGTACAATTCAAAGTGTAGcgatttaataaatgattttaagtGTCAATGTGAGGACGGTCGAACTGGACATCGATGTGAAACTGATATTGACGATTGTCAA cccCAACCTTGTCAAAACGATGGGATTTGCGTGGATCATTTAAACAGATACGAATGTAACTGTACTGATACAGGGTACGAAGGCGAACACTGCGAAAACAACATCGACGATTGTAAAACAAATCCTTGCGTAAACGAAGGCGTTTGTatcgatttaataaaagattattcGTGTCAATGTAGAGAGGGTTACACAGGAAAAGATTGTGAAAGCGATATTAATGAATGCGCATCCCAACCATGCCAAAACGGTGGGGAATGTATCGAAAGATCAAATCAAACTTTATATCAATCTCCTTACAACGAACGTTTACCTCCGAATTATCAACAACCTTTCAGTTATCAATCAGCCTTTGGATTTGATTGTTTGTGTGTTAATGGTACTATCGGTTTAAAATGCGAAACAAATGTAAATGAATGTGAAAGTAATCCATGTCATTACGGGAAATGTATTGATCAAGTTGGGTTTTATACTTGCGAATGTAACGATGGTTTTGAAGGGAAACATTGTGATATTGATATAAATGAATGTGATAAATATCAACCTTGCGTTCACGGCACTTGCCGTGATGGACGCGCCACTTATTATTGTGATTGTAACCCAGATTACGGAGGTAAAAATTGTTCGGTGTTATTACTTGGATGCAAAAAGGATTCTTGTAATTACAAAGGTACTTGTCGTCCATATGTTATTAACGAAATGGATCATCATTTTAATTGTTCGTGTCAATCCGGGTTTTATGGAGACACTTGTGAAACAACAACAACCATGTCTTTATCAGGAACTACTTTAATTACTGTGAATACATCGAAAGATGAAGGTTATGATATTTCATTTCGATTTAAAACGACTTTAAGCGATGGGTTGTTAGCGGTTGGAATTGGCCAAACTTACtatattttggaattaaataaAGGAAGATTGAATTTGCATTCGAGTTTGTTGAATAAATGGGAAGGGGTTTTTATTGGATCTGGATTAAATAATAGTAATTGGCAAAGAGTGTTTGTTGCAATAAATACGACTCATATTATTTTATCCGCTAATGACGAACAAACGATTTATCCGATTACTTATAACGATTATAACGCTTCAGCAACTAGTTTTCCTTCGACTTATATAGGGGGAACCACCAGTGAACTTAGAACGTTAACTCATAAGCCACCTTTAGTTGGTTGTGTTGAAGATGTGATTGTTAACACGGCTTGGGTTCTTCCAACGTCACAAACAGCAAATATAACTTTACACGATGTTGATGTTGGGTGCCATCGTGAGCCACAATGTAAACCAAATCCTTGTCATTCCGGAGGGCAATGTACCGATAATTGGAGAAATTTTAGTTGTACTTGCGAAAGACCTCACTTGGGACATATTTGCCAATATAATTACACGGCTGCAACTTTTTGTCACGAAAATATAACCAATTCTTTGGTCACAGTTAAAGTTGATAAAGATGCTAAAAGAGCCGTTAGATCAATAGTTGACATAAGCATGTTTATAAGAACGAGGGAATCGAGCGGGCAAATTTTTTATCTCGGCtccgaaaaacgagatcaaaGCGAAACTTATATCGCCGCTGAATTAGAGAACGGGGAGTTATTGGTTAGGATTGAAATTCATGGAAATGCCGAATCTTATATTGTTGGTGGGGTTAAATTAGATAACGGATATAACCACTTAATTGAAGTTATAAGAAATGTTACTTTGGttcaagtaaaattaaatggaaCTGAGTATTTTAGAAAAACTATTTCAGCTACTGGTCATTTAGATgctgaaattttatatttag gtGGTCAACAACCAAATTTAAGATCAGTTCGTCAAGCAACCGATCCAAATGCAAAAAGCGAAATTTTACCATCAGGACCAGCTGCAATTACAGCTCATAATgagattcattttaaagggatCATTCAAGATGTGCAAATTAGTAACGGCTCAAAGATAATGGTTGTTGAATTCTTTCCATTAAAAGTTCAAGATTTATACATTCCAATGTCGTTTGGGAATGTTTCTTTTGATGAATCGTTAGTTTTACCTGGAGTTTTATCcgataataaatgtttattaaatccTTGCGGTGatggaaaatgtttgaatacTTGGAACGATTATCAATGTATTTGCCCGCGAGGATTTAAAGGAAAAGATTGTAAAGAACGcgaattttgtaaattagaaCAATGTCCTCTTGATTCTGAGTGCAAAAATTTGGATGAAGGATTAGAATGTATcacaaatataacatttgcTGGGGATACACCTCCGTTAAAATACGGCTACACTTTAACAAATATAAGCTGGATTGAAACCATTGAGTTATCGTTTCGGTCAAGATCTTGGGGAACAATCCTTTATGCTCATTACGAAatgaatcatttcttaatttttacgaACAATGGCGAGATTTTGGTTGAATGTATGATGTTGGGTCGCCGAGCTcacaataaattcaaaaaagatcACTACGATGGGCAATGGATCACCTTATTATTCACGATACACgatttaacattaaaaggaGGATTTAAAGAATCAGTTACCGATGACACACCCAACTTTACATTCAGCGACTTCGACGCGGGGAATTTCACAGAAATTTTCGTGAAAGGTGAATTATACATTGGAGGAACTGGTGATGTTAAATTGTTTGATTACACCAATTTAATCCAAAACAATAACGGAAGCGACGAACTCGACGATAACAAATTGGATACATTAAATGGGGGATTTcgaatatcaaaaaataaactcaACGATTACTTTAAAGGGTGCCTGAGCGAAATCAGAATTAACAATTATCTTTTACCCTTTTTTCCCAACGAAATCCTCCCGAATATAACggtaaaaaatttcaatttaacatcGAATCAAATCCCTTCCGTTGGATGCAAATTATGTTTCAATAAAGATTGTAACAGAGGAACTTGCGCGGATCCTTTCACTTTGTATAAATGTAATTGCCCGTTGGGCTTCACCGAAGATGATTGCTCCGTTGATATCAACGAATGCGAAGATAATCAATGTAAAAATAACGCTACTTGTAAAGatgaaattggaaaatattcTTGTGTTTGTTTGAATGGATATGATGGATTATA TTGTGAAAACGAAATCGACGAATGCGAATCTTCTCCATGCCTACACGGAGGTAGTTGTACCGACCTAATCGGAAATTATTCCTGCGAATGTACGGATGAATTCACCGGCATTAATTGCGAACGACAAAAAGTGATAACTTGCTTGGATCACCCTTGCGCGGACGGGGCAACttgtaaaaatgaaaacaaaaaggGTAATAACTTTACGTGTTTATGCCCGCCGGGGATAATAGGAGATCGGTGCGATATGCCTTATTGCAAAGCGAAGAAGTGCGAAAATAACGGATTTTGCAACGTAAACGGTTTACAGCCCCGATGCGAATGCGAGTTGGGGTACGATGGAGATTATTGCGAATATAACATCGATGAGTGTGCGAGTTTTCCATGCCAAAATAATGGCGAGTGTAAGGATTTGGTTAACGAATATATATGTGGATGTGATAGAACTg GTTACACTGGATTAAATTGTGAAGTTGATATTAACGAGTGCGATGCGCAATGGAATCCTTGCGGACAAGGAAAATGTACAAACACCCCAGGAAGTTATCGGTGCACGTGCGAGAATCAAAAATGCGGGTTATATTGTAACTTGGACGATCCTTGTTTGAATAATCCGTGTGCGCACGGATCTTGTGAAGCAATGTGTACCAATTCAACGGattatttatgtaaatgtcCACCAGATTGGACTGGAAAAAATTGTAGTGATGTCCAg gcTTTGAAAGCAGAGGAAGATTCAGGTGTCAACATTTTATTCATAGTAATTCCCGTTGTGGTGGTAATTGTTGTTGGTTTAGGAATTGGTTTGGTTGTTCTCGTGAACATAGCAAGGAGTAAACGAGCTACAAGAGGTACTTATAGCCCGAGTGCCCAAGAATTTTGTAACCCCCGAGTTGAATTAGACCACGTTTTAAAACCACCTCCAGAAGAAAGACTTATATAG